From Acidobacteriota bacterium:
GCACCAGGAGGGCAAATTTTCTCGTCTGAGCTGACAATGCTTATAAGGGTAAAGCTCGCCGTATTCACTTCGTTCCCGGCGTACGTCTCATGCGCGTCATGATAAGAGAACGCAAGTCGGCGAAGCACCTGCAAGCTATTCCTCCCGAGGAATAACTTCAAGGCCGCCACTCTGTCCTACTGTTGTGGCTTTGCTGAGTTGGTCTTATCGAGCGCCGGGTTCTATAAAAGGCGATGTCAAGAGCAAACACTTCTCCTGATCAGATCTGAGAGTAGTGCCCGGCATCGAGCCCTGGTGGGGATCTGTATGCTGTCGGTTTGGGCCTGGGTAGAGACTTCGAGGATTCCCGTTCTGGTGCTGCGGCTGCACAGATCAGCGCCATAGGAGCTTTTAGCGAGGTCATTCTCGGGTACTTTGAACGACCGACTAAGGCCTATAAACAGATTCCGATCCGTGAACAGGTCGAGGTGCTCTCCCTTTCAGGACAAGCACTGTGATGAGTGCGGTTATGGAACTGGCAAAAAAGCGTTCTTGGAGCAGTTATGGAACGTTGAGAGAAGGAAGTTAGCATATCTACGATTTTCTGATGGGGTCCGGACACGCTATGAATAGAGCCCGCTAGCTGGCAGCAGCTGAGCTTGTTTCGGCGGAAATGCCGAGCGGCAAGGAATTCAGAACAGGGGCGCGTCATTTCAGGCCTATTGCTAAGGGATGCTTTGGCTGGTACAGACCAATTGCGCCGCCACCCGGAAGCCGCAGTTTCGTAATCGAGCCCCATCGTGCTTCCTGAACGTCAGAACACTTAACATGTTTCTTGGCAAGGGAAGCGATCTCCGCTTTCAGATCGTCGCAAATGAAATAAAGTTCGTGGGTGCCGTTCTCATCGCACGGATGGAATGCTGCTTCTGCTGGTGGTAAGGCAAAGACCAGCCAGCCATGACCCGCGTCCACGGATTTGAACCCCAGTATGTCGCGGAAGAATGCACGGTCTGCCTCGGCGTTCTTAGTGTAGACAACTATATGAGCGGCTGAAATCATTTTGTCCCTCTGCTAGTGCCGACCCTTTGGGCCGTCACGATTGCGCGCAGGAGCGTAACCCCAGCAGCGGATGATGGGCTAACCGGAACTTATCCATCAAAGAATCGCAACTTCCGGATTTGCCAACGATACGCCCACCACCACCTTCATCTCCGCAGCACGGTCGTTCCCGGCACGGCCGAGCAACACATTGCGATTCGGGGTTCCGCGCTGAGAATTGTTTGGAAATTAATCTTGCGACATCCTCGATTGGCCTCAGAATCGCAGTATGGAGCGCGCTTACGATACGCTCATCCTTTCCGATGTTCATCTTGGATCGGAGATTAGCCGCGCCAGCGATGCGCTGGAGTTGCTCAAGTCGACGACGTTTCGGCGGCTGGTTCTGCTCGGCGACATCTTCAATGACTTGAACTTCCGCCGGCTAAAGAAAGAACATTGGCAGTTTCTTTCCTATATCCGGAAGCTGTCGAATCCGAAGCGAGACGTGGAAGTAGTGTGGGTTGAAGGCAACCACGATCTAGGGCTTTCGGACCTCATGTCGCATCTGGTGGGAATCCCCGTGTATCAGCAGTACTTGTGGGAATACCAGGGACATCGCTACCTGGCGATTCATGGACATCAGTTCGATCGCTTCGTGATCAACAACTTCATCCTCAGCCGAATTGGCGAAGCCTTATTCCTCTGGATTCAAAAGCTCGATTTCGGAAAAAGGATCATCTCGCGCTATCTCGATCGCCTGAATACGCGTTGGCTGCGGCTTTCCGGTAAAGTCGCCTCGGGTGCGCTGGCTTATGCCGCACAACATCGCGCGGAATACATCTTTTGTGGGCACACGCATGTTGCTCTGAAAGCCGAAAGCAACGGTGTGCGCTATTACAACTGCGGATCTTGGACCGACGATGCGCGATGCAGCTACATCACCATCGATCGCGAAGGCGCTGAAATTAGAAGTTTCGTTCTGGGAAGGCTGCCGGCCGTGACGCAAGAATTGGATAATGCCGAGGTGCCGGCGCACGCAGTCTAGGGCAGACACGAGACTCAGTCCCTCACCAATTGCGCTTGCGTCATTGTGTTGGGCACGTTCTCAGCGGGAATGAACCGCGCCAGAAGATCGACGGCTTCGAATACAGCGACGTTCCTTCGAGCAGCTACATTCGCGCGCAAAGACTCTAGTCTTCCGTCGTCGAGCAAATCTCGCACGGCGGCCTGGATCTCGGAAAAACTCTTCAGCACTACCCCAACTTCGTTTTCCTGAACCCACTCGGCGTTGTAGCGCTCCTGCGGCATGGTGCTTCCGTTGCGCGTGACGATCACCGGCAGATTGAAATGCAGCGCTTCGCTGATGCTTCCCGGCCCCGGCTTCCCAATGAAGAAATCCGATAGCGCCATGTAGTAATCCACCCTGTTGGTGAAGCCTTCGATGAAAATAGGCTTGGCCGCAGCGATCTGGCGGATATTGTTTGCCAGGGATTCATTGCGTCCACAAATCATGATCATCTGCAGCGGAGTTTTCGCTTGCTGCAGCGATTCGGCTATGCCTAGCATCGAGGGCGAACCATGACCTCCGAAAAGAACCAGGGCAGTGGGCAAGCTTGGGTGCAATCCCAATCTTTGCCGCTCGACGTCCCGATCGAGGCGAACTGTATCGTAAAAGCGAGGGGCCAAGACCATTCCCGAAACGAGAAAACATTGTTCTGGTCGTGCCCCAATACAAAGCGCTTGCTCCACAGCCCGCTGTGTACCGCAAATGACGTATTCGGATTCGCGTTCCACCCAAAAATGCGGAGGGTAGTCGGCGAAGTCGGTCATGAGCGTTACGAAGGGAGCGTTGGGGATGGCCTGATGAACGCTCTCACCGAGCGCGCGATTGAAATTCGGGATCACGGACAAAACCAGGTCAGCTTTGTTTTGCTGCCAATACCTCTCCAGTGCGCGCACGATGGGACGATGCCACATTCGGATTGCGCTGTGCAGCAATACGAGCAACTGCGGAGTCAAGCGTGTCCAGCCCTTGCGCAGGATCAGGTTGTACCCATCCTGCAGCCGAATGTGCGCAACCTTCTGCAGAGGATCGATAGCATCAAGCAGTTCTTGCAAATTCAGGAGTTCGACCTGCCACGGGCGCTGCTGCCGCTCGATGACACTCTTCAGAGCATTGGCTGCGTTGCGATGTCCACCACCGGCATCAAAGAATACGATCGTCAACTTGCGCATCAATCCTCTCAACCCTCCGCCTTTACT
This genomic window contains:
- a CDS encoding galactosyldiacylglycerol synthase, with translation MRKLTIVFFDAGGGHRNAANALKSVIERQQRPWQVELLNLQELLDAIDPLQKVAHIRLQDGYNLILRKGWTRLTPQLLVLLHSAIRMWHRPIVRALERYWQQNKADLVLSVIPNFNRALGESVHQAIPNAPFVTLMTDFADYPPHFWVERESEYVICGTQRAVEQALCIGARPEQCFLVSGMVLAPRFYDTVRLDRDVERQRLGLHPSLPTALVLFGGHGSPSMLGIAESLQQAKTPLQMIMICGRNESLANNIRQIAAAKPIFIEGFTNRVDYYMALSDFFIGKPGPGSISEALHFNLPVIVTRNGSTMPQERYNAEWVQENEVGVVLKSFSEIQAAVRDLLDDGRLESLRANVAARRNVAVFEAVDLLARFIPAENVPNTMTQAQLVRD
- a CDS encoding extradiol dioxygenase, yielding MISAAHIVVYTKNAEADRAFFRDILGFKSVDAGHGWLVFALPPAEAAFHPCDENGTHELYFICDDLKAEIASLAKKHVKCSDVQEARWGSITKLRLPGGGAIGLYQPKHPLAIGLK
- a CDS encoding UDP-2,3-diacylglucosamine diphosphatase, coding for MERAYDTLILSDVHLGSEISRASDALELLKSTTFRRLVLLGDIFNDLNFRRLKKEHWQFLSYIRKLSNPKRDVEVVWVEGNHDLGLSDLMSHLVGIPVYQQYLWEYQGHRYLAIHGHQFDRFVINNFILSRIGEALFLWIQKLDFGKRIISRYLDRLNTRWLRLSGKVASGALAYAAQHRAEYIFCGHTHVALKAESNGVRYYNCGSWTDDARCSYITIDREGAEIRSFVLGRLPAVTQELDNAEVPAHAV